The following are from one region of the Prevotella communis genome:
- a CDS encoding ATP-binding protein, translated as MLRRKIENTLEQWKSTSGHKPLVIMGIRQCGKTFIVQHFAAAHYKTVVYINFIKQPERINAFVGSKDVNVILLNLSAQIQGVSFTPGDTCFIFDEIQECPEARTSLKFFKEDGRFDVIATGSLLGVQGYGDEKKKQRRRLVELKEPGINSVPVGSEDIIEMFPLDFEEFLWANGLSEDVVETLRKCYREEKPVPAGIHVAMKQFLNLYVTIGGLPEPINVFLKTNNMNEVSKAYKSILKEYRDDMVKYAPDKDKPHIRECFNSIPKQLAKDNKKFQYNKVKPGGRSDTYLGSLQWLEDAGIICRCYNTDITGLPMEGNAKDNVFKVYTADIGLLVEMLGPGVRADILQGNLGGFKGAIYENLMADTLHKKEQNLYYFQKDSGMELDFLVRINGECVPLEVKAKTAQAKSVKTVLNHPEKYKVKHVIKFGDFNIGRDGQLLTLPNYMQFLLNLEPEEIVLEPIDVDAVNALASEIIKE; from the coding sequence ATGCTGAGAAGAAAGATTGAAAACACGCTGGAACAGTGGAAAAGTACCTCTGGGCATAAGCCTTTGGTGATTATGGGTATCCGCCAATGCGGAAAGACGTTCATCGTGCAACATTTTGCAGCCGCCCACTACAAGACGGTTGTATATATCAATTTCATCAAGCAACCTGAGCGTATCAATGCGTTTGTGGGTTCGAAAGATGTAAACGTTATACTGCTGAACCTTTCTGCTCAGATTCAGGGCGTTTCGTTCACACCTGGCGATACCTGTTTCATCTTTGATGAGATTCAGGAGTGTCCAGAAGCACGCACCTCGCTCAAGTTCTTCAAGGAAGACGGGCGTTTTGATGTGATTGCCACAGGTTCATTGTTGGGTGTTCAGGGATATGGTGACGAGAAGAAAAAGCAACGTCGCAGACTTGTGGAGCTGAAAGAGCCTGGCATTAATTCCGTACCAGTCGGCTCGGAAGATATTATAGAGATGTTTCCACTGGATTTTGAGGAATTCCTTTGGGCAAATGGTCTCAGCGAGGATGTTGTCGAGACTCTCAGGAAGTGCTATCGCGAGGAAAAACCTGTTCCTGCTGGCATTCATGTAGCAATGAAGCAATTTTTGAATTTGTATGTAACTATCGGTGGGCTACCAGAACCTATCAATGTCTTTCTCAAGACCAACAACATGAACGAGGTTAGCAAGGCTTATAAGTCGATTTTGAAAGAATATCGCGACGATATGGTGAAGTATGCTCCAGATAAAGACAAGCCGCATATCCGAGAGTGCTTCAATTCCATCCCCAAGCAGTTGGCGAAGGATAATAAGAAGTTCCAATATAACAAGGTGAAACCAGGTGGTAGAAGTGATACCTATCTGGGGTCGCTACAATGGCTGGAGGATGCAGGCATCATCTGTCGATGCTATAATACTGACATCACAGGTTTGCCAATGGAAGGAAATGCGAAGGATAATGTGTTTAAGGTCTATACGGCTGATATAGGTCTGCTTGTCGAAATGCTGGGGCCTGGTGTTCGTGCGGACATCCTTCAGGGTAATCTGGGTGGATTCAAAGGAGCAATCTATGAGAATCTGATGGCTGATACGCTGCATAAGAAGGAACAGAACCTTTATTATTTCCAGAAGGATTCTGGTATGGAATTGGATTTCCTGGTGCGGATAAATGGCGAATGTGTACCGCTTGAGGTTAAGGCAAAGACGGCGCAAGCCAAAAGCGTTAAAACTGTGTTGAACCATCCTGAGAAGTACAAGGTCAAGCACGTCATCAAGTTTGGTGATTTCAATATCGGTAGGGACGGACAGTTGCTGACACTTCCCAATTATATGCAATTCCTGCTGAATTTGGAGCCAGAAGAAATTGTCTTGGAGCCAATCGATGTGGATGCTGTAAATGCATTGGCCAGTGAGATCATAAAAGAATGA